A segment of the Lentimicrobiaceae bacterium genome:
ACAATTACGTCATGACCGGCTGCATTTTTAGTCCATTCCAGATTCATGGAGGTTTGGTCAATGGCCGTTGCAGTCAGGTTGGTTGCCGGTTCAACACCGGGTGTTGCATTGGCTGTAAGACCGTTAGAAAAGCTTGTTCCGTTCCATGAGAATATCTTATAATAATAGGTAGTGCCCTGAATAAGCCCGCTGTGTAAAAAAGGAGAGGTGTTGCCGATGAAGGCAACTGCTCCGTTGGCCAGCGGCTGACCAGTCTCAGGAGTGCCTGAAGGGGTGGTAAATACCCCGTTGGTATTCCATACAATGACTACATCGTTGTTGGATGAGTTGAGTGTAAAGGAGAGCGTGTTGTGCTGTGAACTTCCCGTATTTGCCGAGAATTCAGCAGGATTCTGAACGAATGCTGAAATGCCAGTAAACTCGTCAGCACCGATATCTGGCGATGGAAGTCTGGGCTGTTCATCAAAATCTTCGCTGATTGTCAGAGGAGATGTCATATTTTGTGCTGAGCTTTCGGCCAGCGTGGCAGTCCCATCGGGTATATGCAAATCATAAGGTGAAGTGCTTGTATTGGTGAAAGGTGTGTCTTCGGTAAATGAATTGGCTTCACGTGGTGCTACATGAGCCTGATATGCCTCGAGTGTCTGATAGGCAATATTGCTATAATAGATATTGTTCCAGGCTCCAGGCAAGCCTGCATAGAGGATATTGTGGTCTGAGCTCAGGGCAAAATTATCGAGCGATGAATTGCTTCGCCGAAGCGCCACAACCCTGCCACTACCTTTTTGTATTGAATTGTTAATAAGTATGTTGTTTCGGAGGTCAAGTACTGCTGTTGTGGTGTTGCTTTGGGAAACATGATAAACAGCTGTGGTGCCGAAAGTACTAGCCGATGATGAGGCATCAAGATATACGGTGTTGTAATATAAACCAATGGTTGAATTGGCTTGTGTGCTGGTTAATGAAATGGCTCTGATGGCATCAGCACTTGAAGCAGCAGGTGTTTTGAGTTCGGAAATAAAGTTATTGTAAATATAAACTTCTGTTCCATAGCCAATCAGTATTCCATTGAGGAGGGGCTGGATTGTAGCATTTGAACTGCTGCTGATATTGGTAATCAGATTTTTATAAATATGGCAGATAGTACTTCCGTTTCCGTTTTTTATTACATCAACTGTTCCGCCCGAAGCTATATTTTGAATGGTATTGCCGTATATATATCTGTCAGATGAAATGGACAAATCAATCATTGACAAAGGCCCCGAGCCACTGGTAATGCTGGATATTGTATTGTGGTGTACCTGGTGGGTATGTGCTGCATTGGTGTAGGAATAAATACCATAGAAGTAGGATGTTCCGCTTTGATTGATATTGGAAAAGTTGTTGCCCGATATGATTTCAGTGCCTGTAGGCGCCCCATTGTTGTAATACAAATAGAAATATCCGGTAGTTGTGGATGTCCGGTTCAGTGTTCCTGAGGTTGTATTGTTCAGGATACTGGCAGTCGCAGGGCTTAACTGCGAGTTATTGTTATATATCAGATAGATGTTACCCGTATGGTTGTATTCGCCGGTAAAAGTATTGTTGCTGATGCTGATGTTGTTGGCTGATGCTGAATAGGGCTCATTGTGAATATAGGAATAAGTTCCCGACGATGCTGCGGAGTTGGTTAATGCTATCATATTATCATCAATAAAAACTTCGCCGTCAACCCGGTTGCGGATGCCGTATAGGGCGTGCGTTGCTCCCTGCGATGACAGACTAATGGAATTGTGGTTTGCAGAGAAAGGAATGGTACCTGCGCCATTGTTGAAAATACCATATCCTATGGCGGTAAAGCCGTTTCCTCCGGCGGCTGTGTTGTTTATGGTGTTGTAGCTTATTGTTGCATTGCTGATATTTTCCAGATAAATGCCATAGGCTTCATACGTTGCATTCCCGGCGTAATTCTGAACGGTGTTGCCGGCTGCTGACGTTCCAATGGTAAAGTTTTCATCCACAAATGTTGTGTGCCCTTTCAGGAATATGCCATGAAATGTGTTGGTAATTGTATTGCCGTTGAATGTCAGATTCAGGTGTTTTCCGGCGGGATTGGCTATGGTGATGTTGTTTGCAGATGCACTGTTATTGGCAGCGCAGAATCCCGTTACATAGCGGCTGGTTCCTTTGAACATGGTAATACTGCAATTTTTGATGGTTACATTCATGCAGCCATTGGTAGTAGATGCTTTTCGCACGTAATAACCATACTCAATTCCCTGGTCGGAGGCTGAAACATCAATGCCATCAAAAGTTACATAATCAGAACCCTCAATGATGATTATCCCGTCCCCATTATAACCCGGCGTGGTGGTGTTAACATTGCCTGCGTCGGTTCTTGAAACCAGAGGGTTGTTGCCTGTGCCGCTTTTGTGAAATACAATAGGGCCGGCAGCTGAACCGGTTGCCGTGAGGACAATAGCCGCTTCACTACTTTCGGTATGTCCGGCAGCTACCTCATAGGTTATTCCTTCACTGCCGAGCGCCCCTGAATTCAGGGCATTTACCGCTTCAGCAATGGTTGCATAGTCGCCGGGTATGGTTTTTGTACCACTAAGACCGGCTCCGATTTTTCTGACACCGGCTGGATTTGTTGTAGTTGGGGTTTTGGTTGTTCCTGATTCGGATGTTATAAGCTGCGTGCATTGTGCATCTGTGTTGTTCCCTGCAGTGGCTGTTGGTTTTATGTCGTATGCCAGCCAGAAATAATTGTTACCGGTAACTAATTCCTGTATTCCGGTAATGCTGAATGTGCCCGCGGGATTGCTGAGCGTTGAGCCAAATTGCGTGGCAGTTGAAAATTCAGGGCCAGTGGTATAAAATACTTTGGCTGCTGCAATATCACCGGCAGCATTTGAAGATCCGGTAGTATTAAATGTAATGGAAGTAAGTGAAAGCGGATTGTTTTCTTTTTGTGTAAGCACGTTCAGACGGAGAATGTCGTTGTTGGTGCTGCCAATGGCGACATTGGAAGTGTTGGGCTGTTCGGTTGTGGAGCCGGCATAAACCATATTGTTGTCTTCTTCAATTCTGATGTTGTCCAAATCCACATAGTAATCACCTGCCGACCAGTTACATAGAAACCTGATTTTGATAAAAGCCGCAGTATAGGCCGAGAGGCTGATTCCTACACTGGTAAATTCTAACCCTGTGTTATGATTACTCTGGTTAATCGTATGAATGGTGGTAAATGTAGCGCCATCGTCAGTCGAAATCTGAACCTGCATGTTGTCTCCTGTACCCAAGGTTGTTGCCGTATAAGGGTAAGCCAGATAATCAATAATGCGGTAATTAAAACTCAGGTAGGTGTTGGATGTTATGGTTCCAGTAAGTAAACTAACTGCATAAACCGGTGTAGCGTTATTGAGACGGGCTGCCAGTCCATAACTTCCACAGGTGCCATGCCTTGGACTGGAAGGAATACTCATATTCGCGCTGAGTGACCACCCCGGAGGTACAGCCGTACTGGTGAATTCCTGAATGTAGGGCAATGCAGTTGCTGTGCGCCCATTGGTTGTGAGGCCTGAAGAGTAAGTGTTTGTGCTGTTATATGACCATATTTTGTAATAATAGTTAGTGCCCTGGTTGAGGCCGGTGTGATTAAAACCTTCAGCACTGCCGGCATAGATAACCGTACCTCCGCCTGCAATGACATTGCCTGCAATGTATGACGTACCGTTCACCGGAGTTCCGAACGATGTTGTGGTATTGTATGCCACTATCACCGGAAAGCCGGACGAATTTAAATTCCAGTTCAGATCTATTTCAGAAAAATTGATGGCCGTTGCCTGAAATCCGGAAGGGTTATGGAGCGATTCCCAACTGAAAGTAAGCCCGTTGGCCGGATAAATCAGGTTGTTGAACCTGCATGATGCTGAATAGTTGGTTCCGGCTGTTGTGGCTGACCAGTCAGCAACGGTAGTTCTGTTGTTATAGTCGGCCCTTTCCTGTCCTCTAAGGCCAACTTGTAAGGCATACGATGTGGACGAATAGGTAGTCGTTGCATGTCCGTAAATAATCCTGATTTTTCCAGTCAAAGGTGTTAGCCTTATTTGAAAGCTCACATCATCTCCATCGGTTGACTGTCTGGTCATGTTTAGCCATTGAACAACAATATCGCCATTATCATTGGTGTTATAGGAGATTTTTGGTGTTCCTGAATAAGATTGTTCGAGGTTCTGACCGAATGCAGAAATACATCCTTCATAGGTTTCAGTACTTGAAACAGGGGTGTAATTGGTGGGTGAAGGTGCCGTTGTGCCAAAGGTTATAAAGCCGTTGCTTGAAATGGCGAGGCTGGTATAGGCTGTTTCATTGAAGGTGAATGTAGGAATGTTAATTGTCGCAATCTCATTGTCGAATACGACTGACCATAAAACTGTTTCGGAGGTCAGAGCTGTAAATGTTCCGTTTTGTTGCGAAAACACATAGCCTGTTACCTGTGCCTCAGATGTGATATTTATCAAAAGGAATAACAATAAAAAGGTGATGAGTTTTTTCATAATTCATATGTATTTAGGGTTTTGCATGTTTATAGAATGAGAAATCTGTCGAAAAAAATGAGGGGTTTTTCAGAAACTTCAAGGGTAATGGCAATTTTATAGTCAAGCCCTTTTCTGCAGCGTTCCACAAATGCCTCAATGTTTGCTTCTTCGCCTTCGGCTTCAATCCGCAGGCTGTCGCTCAATTCGGCTACCCAGCCACTGATATTGTATTGATGGGCTTCGCGCAGGGCCTGAAAACGCAGTCCCTTATTTAGTACGTCGCCTTTCATCCTGATTTGAATATGCTTTCTCATCTGCTTGATTTTGAATGCTAAAATTATTTACCACAAATCGCAATGGCAAATTTCAGGCATAGACATTATATGAACATGGTGATAAAATATCGTAATCTAATGTGCAGATTTACAGTGTTGTATGCAGGTTTTGCAGATAAACCGTCAGGAACAGGATACCGGGTGGCATGATAAGCAACTTCAGGCCGGCAATCACCGGCTTTCGGGGGGGGAGGGCTTATGCCGGATACGAAAAAGGAAGAGCGTGCCTGTTTTAAAACTCAGCAATAAAAGCAGAGAGATTTTCTTCGCTGCTGAGCATCAGTTTTTTGCGAAGCCGGTATCGTTTGGTGGTTGCCGATTCAATACTTATGTTGAGCATCTGGGCTATCTCTTTTGATGTCAGATTCATGCGCAGATAGGCGCAAAGTTTAAGCTCATTCTGGGTGAGTGCAGGATAATGTTCCATCAGCCTTGCAAAAAAACCGGTATGAACTGATTCAAAATGAAGTTTAAACTGTTCCCATTGTTCATCCAGGTTGATATTACTGTCTATTTCTCTGATGACTTTTTTGATCAATTGAGGTGCGTTGGCCGATTCACCATTGAGTAGTTTTGCAGCCAGCTGCCTGATATTGCCCAGGAATTCATTTTTGTTGATAATATGCATCGCTGAAGCACTAAGTTCTCTGCTTTTTTCCTGAAGTTGTATTTTCTGAAGCTTGTTAATTTGCTCTTCGGCAAAAAGAACTTCCTGAAGGTGCTTGTTTTCTTTTTCGCTTTTTTCGCGTTCAAGGCTATATAGTTTCTGTTCCTGTGCACGAAGTTTCAGGTTTTGTTCAAGCGATTTACGTTTGAGGCTGTATAAAAAGATGAACAATACAGCCAGAATGGCAATCGCAACAACAGAAATCAACAGCAGGAGATTGCGCAGCTTTAAAATGCTGGCCTTGCTGCGCAAAATCTGATTTTCCTTTTCCTTCATTTCAGTGTCATATCTGGTTTGCAGTTCAATAATGGTGGCTGCATTTTCTTCGTTCAGCACCGAATCGGCCAGTGCCTGGTATAACATGGCGTACGAACAGGCCTCTTTGTAATTTTCTTTATCGATGAAATAGTCACGCAGATTTCCATAATTTATCAATATGAGCTTTTTTAACCCTGCTTTTTTTGATTTTTCAAGACTTTCGCGCAGCAGGCTGAGCGATGCGGCATTTGCCTGGTCGAGCTGAAGTGAGCCCAGGTTGTTAAGGGCAGTAGCTTCCCCCTGTTTATCTCCGGTCTTTCTTGAAAGCCTGAGCGATTTCATGTAATAGTTGATGGCCTTTACTGTGTCGCCTTCGTGTTTGGCAATGACCCCCAGGTTGTTATAGATTTTTATCATACCGGGGTCGTCATTTTTCAGCTCTGTTTTTATAACCATGGTTTTCTCAAAATACTTTTTAGCCTCTTTCAGGTTGCCATTTTCGAAATATGAAATGCCCAGGTTCATCAGGGCATTGGATTCGCCTTTGCGGTTTTTAAGTTCTTTGTAAAGCTCAATGGCCTGCAACAGATACTCATGGGATTTGTCGAAATTTTTTAGCCTGGTGTGTATGTTGCTCAGATTGCTGAGGCAAATAGCCTTCAGGTTATTGTTGCGGATATTTCCTGCAATGCGCAGTGCTCTGTAAAAATCATCACTGGCTTCGGTCAATTGCCCCATCTGGTAATACATGCCTGCAAGGTTTATCAGGTTATTGGCCATGCCCAAACTGTCATTTGCTTTTTCCCTGAGATAAAAAGAAGATTTGAAATCTTCGACAGCCTCCTGATATCTGTGTTCTGCCATAAGTGTTTGCCCCATAAATGTATAACATTTGGCTGCTGCCAGACTTTCTCCTGCTTTGGTGTATTGTGCAATCGCGATCTTCAGGTTGTCGAGCAAGCTGTTTATATCGCCCGCTGAACGATTTATCAATGCGTAATTCAGGTAACAGTCTCCGGTTTTTTTTATCATGCTGTGGTGGTTGGCTATATTTAGTATTGAGTCAATAGTCAACCGTGCTTCGTTATGCTTTTTATTATCGAGCAAATCGCCAAACCGTTTGCTCATCTTCATAATTCTTAACGAATCGTTCACATAGCTTTCAGATACTTTTTGTGCTGATACCAGAGAGGTGTTGTTGCCAAGAAAAAGAATTGAAAATAACAAAAACGACTTGCAGAGAATGGTCTGGACAGGATAATAAATATACTTCCTCATATGTGTAAGTGTGTGGATATTACTGGCTTAAAGATAATAAAATATTTATCTGAATTATATGGTATGCAAAGTATTTTATTTGAAAATGACGCCGGATATTTCTTGAAACACGGCTGCAAGCACGCTGACGCTTTAGGGTGACGCGCTGACGCTTTAGGGTGACGCGCTGACGCTTTAGGGTGACGCGCTGACGCTTTGGGGTGACGCGCTGACACTTTAGGGTGACACTGTCAGATGGATGGTTTTAATTCAATATGAATCCTGTTTAAAAGCCTTTTAAATGTCATTTAAATCGTGTAAAGGGGAGTTTTTGTTTAAACAGATGATTTACTGGCTCTGACAAACAGGGATAGGAGCAGCGTGTAATTCTGTTAGCTATCTGAACCGGCAAATATGGGCCTGCGCTGAGAGCCTGATTTTGTTATTGGTTACACACAAAAAGCTGTGGCAAACCTTTGCAACACACCTCCCCAAAAACGGGCTTCGCCTTCGTTACATCCAAAGCTTGACGGGACATTCATGCGATAAACCTTCAGAAATATTTATCCGTGACGCAATAAAAGTTTTAATAGCATTATAAATCCGATGGATAGTTTGGATATTTAAATTAATACTATATTTGTGGTGAAAGACCGATTTTAATACGCAATGGTGATGGTTGGGGACAAGTCGGATATATGCGCAAGACTGCGGGTATTTATTCGTTATGGGGCAGCTTAAAAGACGATACAGCAAATAATTAATAACATGGAATTAGGAATATTAAAAACAGTAACACCAAGACAAAAATGGAATAATGAGGCAAGAGATTTTACACCTTGGCTTGCGAATAACATTTCAGAATTGAACAAAGCTCTTGGACTTGAACTTGAAGTTGAAAATACAGAGGTTAGTGTTGGCCCTTATTCCGCAGATATTTTGGCAAAGGATACTGGCACAGATAATTATGTTGTGATTGAGAATCAATTAGAAAAAACAAATCATGACCATTTAGGTAAAGCAATTACATACGCTTCTGTGTTAGATGCTTCAATGATTATTTGGATAGCTACTGAATTTACAGAAGAACATAAAAAATCATTGGATTGGCTTAATGACCATACAAACGATGAAATTTCATTTTATGGAGTGCAATTAGAATTGTGGCAAATTGACGAAAGCAAAGCTGCTTTGAGATTCAATGTGATTAGTAAACCAAATCAGGCTGTTAGACAAGCAGCAAGGTCGAAAGCAAATGAGGACTTATCTGATAAGCGAAAATTACAATTTGACTTTTGGAGTAAGTTCAAAGAAAAATTAGCGAAGACAAAAAAGATTCCTTCGCTTCAAACTCCAAGACCTCAATATTGGTTTGACGTGACTTTAGGTAAATCATATATTCATATTTCAAATACTTGTAACACTGACGACAATACTGTTGGTGTGCGGATTTATATAGGAAATAAGATTGCAGATACAATGTTGCCATTTTTGGAGAGTAAAAAAGACGAAATAGAATCCTCAATCGGACAAAAACTAATGTGGAATCCAAATCCAGATAATAGAGATAAAGTAATTATCTTGCAACATACGACTGATTTTGAGGATGAAAAGAAACTGGATGAGTCTTTGAATTGGCTTGTTGATTATACCCTAAAATTTAGAGAAACATTTTCAAAGATTATAAAGCAAGCACCATGAAAACAAAAGCCGAACCGCTAACATCGTATATAAAACATTTGGCAGTCAGTGGGTTATCGAGTGTTTCTGCCCGTGTCAAAGGTGCTTGTAAATTGACAGGAAAGTGCTTCGAAATGCCAAACGTTTCATATACCCATCCGTTGGGCAAAATTGAAAAAGAAACATACTACATAAAATGAGCATAGAAAATGTAAGACAATTTATTAAGGACAAAGCAGTTGAATTTGGTGCAAAACCTGACACGGAATTCAACAAACCTTATG
Coding sequences within it:
- a CDS encoding choice-of-anchor J domain-containing protein; its protein translation is MKKLITFLLLFLLINITSEAQVTGYVFSQQNGTFTALTSETVLWSVVFDNEIATINIPTFTFNETAYTSLAISSNGFITFGTTAPSPTNYTPVSSTETYEGCISAFGQNLEQSYSGTPKISYNTNDNGDIVVQWLNMTRQSTDGDDVSFQIRLTPLTGKIRIIYGHATTTYSSTSYALQVGLRGQERADYNNRTTVADWSATTAGTNYSASCRFNNLIYPANGLTFSWESLHNPSGFQATAINFSEIDLNWNLNSSGFPVIVAYNTTTSFGTPVNGTSYIAGNVIAGGGTVIYAGSAEGFNHTGLNQGTNYYYKIWSYNSTNTYSSGLTTNGRTATALPYIQEFTSTAVPPGWSLSANMSIPSSPRHGTCGSYGLAARLNNATPVYAVSLLTGTITSNTYLSFNYRIIDYLAYPYTATTLGTGDNMQVQISTDDGATFTTIHTINQSNHNTGLEFTSVGISLSAYTAAFIKIRFLCNWSAGDYYVDLDNIRIEEDNNMVYAGSTTEQPNTSNVAIGSTNNDILRLNVLTQKENNPLSLTSITFNTTGSSNAAGDIAAAKVFYTTGPEFSTATQFGSTLSNPAGTFSITGIQELVTGNNYFWLAYDIKPTATAGNNTDAQCTQLITSESGTTKTPTTTNPAGVRKIGAGLSGTKTIPGDYATIAEAVNALNSGALGSEGITYEVAAGHTESSEAAIVLTATGSAAGPIVFHKSGTGNNPLVSRTDAGNVNTTTPGYNGDGIIIIEGSDYVTFDGIDVSASDQGIEYGYYVRKASTTNGCMNVTIKNCSITMFKGTSRYVTGFCAANNSASANNITIANPAGKHLNLTFNGNTITNTFHGIFLKGHTTFVDENFTIGTSAAGNTVQNYAGNATYEAYGIYLENISNATISYNTINNTAAGGNGFTAIGYGIFNNGAGTIPFSANHNSISLSSQGATHALYGIRNRVDGEVFIDDNMIALTNSAASSGTYSYIHNEPYSASANNISISNNTFTGEYNHTGNIYLIYNNNSQLSPATASILNNTTSGTLNRTSTTTGYFYLYYNNGAPTGTEIISGNNFSNINQSGTSYFYGIYSYTNAAHTHQVHHNTISSITSGSGPLSMIDLSISSDRYIYGNTIQNIASGGTVDVIKNGNGSTICHIYKNLITNISSSSNATIQPLLNGILIGYGTEVYIYNNFISELKTPAASSADAIRAISLTSTQANSTIGLYYNTVYLDASSSASTFGTTAVYHVSQSNTTTAVLDLRNNILINNSIQKGSGRVVALRRSNSSLDNFALSSDHNILYAGLPGAWNNIYYSNIAYQTLEAYQAHVAPREANSFTEDTPFTNTSTSPYDLHIPDGTATLAESSAQNMTSPLTISEDFDEQPRLPSPDIGADEFTGISAFVQNPAEFSANTGSSQHNTLSFTLNSSNNDVVIVWNTNGVFTTPSGTPETGQPLANGAVAFIGNTSPFLHSGLIQGTTYYYKIFSWNGTSFSNGLTANATPGVEPATNLTATAIDQTSMNLEWTKNAAGHDVIVSASNAYMSGNPEDGIVYEVGDAITNGGTIIYKGPADNFLHTGLSAWSQYYYKCWSADEFNYYSAGTWTNAITYAHPVVNIPYLQNFDGTWSHNPEAPQDWEVIDNNGSGSFTWIKNSGLRRSLPYSVQGLGNGTCDDYLISPPIVLPDADLQLSWYDRVSTSSNTTRYKVLLSTTGKETEDFTIELGDYTCNSEDWILRTTGLNAYKGQTVHIAFYQYSTVSQYATFVIDDILVETLIPGQASLVAPINNLLTFPTDQTLSWQAPASSFELNYHVYLGPESGSQSLIYDGPLTSVAAPALDYNQSYNWKVIPENINGQATNVPGWNFRTVNATQLATSFEDAWFPPIGWTNHNWYASSNSSFHGIQAARCVTGLAQSQLITPLLSVNSGDQICFFAGTGTSTDQRIQLSYSTDKVNWTPLGSAIQIIPASWNQYIVDVSTLDGNNLYFALGAYYEPGGSSAFVYLDHITGPEIIPLAPGHANTPSPTDATDWMPVSTQLSWQPGTDGGIPTGYSVFMGTDGNGISRPTNLVNGTLVSTLSFNPPSLSENTTYYWQIVPTNTVGDAENCPIWSFSTSPEGGIQIGSEDINYDLPINPEYSYNYSQVIYLQSEINIPDKDITRIYYQWSGGNGGDICKDWIIYMGLTSKTSFSSKTDWLPYENMIEVFNGEVTLPETPGWVEIILDYPFPYDNTLNLVIAVDENTDDWASGIYFFGSEVTSNRSLQIYDDYSNPDPSSPGTADYLESGIANIRLILEEPAACPAPHSLEIANITDVSADLSWDSPQEIFDIEVIPATQDPTGVPTATGVSAPYTVSGLFSATDYRFYVRANCDEDGYSTWRESAIFTTEICELENRCNYMVQLEDAQGDGWNGAHLLLIQNGYVVNDFGAGFVDGSAYGPIYVPVCNGVTSSLIVTETGSAPGEIHLEIFDTENNLIYTLGYETEFEIGDTLFTFTSDCQGMDESEFTGLTDAYWSNPDNWSNGTIPNSNTSVVVPNPKNLIVDLPHAICRKLTIQSGGRVSIDPTKTLTVLNLLRNYSEEPGLIIRSDATGTGSLWHPNTGVKATFERYLAAADWNNPQDGWHHISSPVINAPIAYEWTPVGENDNYDFYLWDSGNATWLNQKDPVNNITIFERAVGYCVAYQQNKTQAFRGELFIGNHSSNIPITVDSWIPLGNPYPCALRWNTSWYMLDGYASIVKVWNRANMSYDDILPYGIIPATNGFMAFGEAIGTLVNLQMSIPSNARVISSVPFYKSGNLNKGIFLRVRDTENHSSQESAVLQNEVASSSFSIQCDSKFLPGYAPQFYSIKNGEKLSAYAVKDITQSQEIIFGFEKNNSNEYELQFIPEKSITGMPIYLTDLQTGTTLNLTTQPIYHFFSGSGDLINRFVLHFGQVGIDNPENNNHLPVISLTKDGLLISSAENYNQLEILDLQGRLLKKINLNHTVVRTLPLQLPSGIYLIRMNGVKQVYNQKLFIR
- a CDS encoding acylphosphatase, giving the protein MRKHIQIRMKGDVLNKGLRFQALREAHQYNISGWVAELSDSLRIEAEGEEANIEAFVERCRKGLDYKIAITLEVSEKPLIFFDRFLIL
- a CDS encoding tetratricopeptide repeat protein codes for the protein MRKYIYYPVQTILCKSFLLFSILFLGNNTSLVSAQKVSESYVNDSLRIMKMSKRFGDLLDNKKHNEARLTIDSILNIANHHSMIKKTGDCYLNYALINRSAGDINSLLDNLKIAIAQYTKAGESLAAAKCYTFMGQTLMAEHRYQEAVEDFKSSFYLREKANDSLGMANNLINLAGMYYQMGQLTEASDDFYRALRIAGNIRNNNLKAICLSNLSNIHTRLKNFDKSHEYLLQAIELYKELKNRKGESNALMNLGISYFENGNLKEAKKYFEKTMVIKTELKNDDPGMIKIYNNLGVIAKHEGDTVKAINYYMKSLRLSRKTGDKQGEATALNNLGSLQLDQANAASLSLLRESLEKSKKAGLKKLILINYGNLRDYFIDKENYKEACSYAMLYQALADSVLNEENAATIIELQTRYDTEMKEKENQILRSKASILKLRNLLLLISVVAIAILAVLFIFLYSLKRKSLEQNLKLRAQEQKLYSLEREKSEKENKHLQEVLFAEEQINKLQKIQLQEKSRELSASAMHIINKNEFLGNIRQLAAKLLNGESANAPQLIKKVIREIDSNINLDEQWEQFKLHFESVHTGFFARLMEHYPALTQNELKLCAYLRMNLTSKEIAQMLNISIESATTKRYRLRKKLMLSSEENLSAFIAEF
- a CDS encoding DUF4268 domain-containing protein, which translates into the protein MELGILKTVTPRQKWNNEARDFTPWLANNISELNKALGLELEVENTEVSVGPYSADILAKDTGTDNYVVIENQLEKTNHDHLGKAITYASVLDASMIIWIATEFTEEHKKSLDWLNDHTNDEISFYGVQLELWQIDESKAALRFNVISKPNQAVRQAARSKANEDLSDKRKLQFDFWSKFKEKLAKTKKIPSLQTPRPQYWFDVTLGKSYIHISNTCNTDDNTVGVRIYIGNKIADTMLPFLESKKDEIESSIGQKLMWNPNPDNRDKVIILQHTTDFEDEKKLDESLNWLVDYTLKFRETFSKIIKQAP